The Pseudomonas sp. FP198 genomic interval TAGCGCACGCTGTTCTCGACGATCTCGCCGTTGTCGCCCACGCTCACCTGGCTCCGCACCTCGGCGTCTTCAGGCAGGGCTTGCAGGGACGGGCCTTCGAAATCGACCAGGTAGGCCACGCTGCCATCCGGCTGGCGAATCAGGTTGGACTGCTTCACGTCACCCGTGGAACGCAGGGTCTGCTTGACCCAGGCGCTGTCTGGCGAGTGCAGGCTGGCTTCATCAAGTGTCCAATGCAGGCGATAGGCGAAGTCCAGTGGCTGGCCTGGCTCAGGCAGTTTTTCCGGGCTCCAGAATGCAACGATGTTGTCGTTGGTTTCATCGGCGGTCGGGATCTCGACGAGGTCGACGGTACCCTTGCCCCAGTCGCCTTTCGGTTCGATCCAGGCACTTGGACGTTTTTCGTAGCGGTCGTCCAGGTCTTCGTAGTGGCTGAAGTCACGACCACGTTGCAGCAGGCCGAAACCACGCGGGTTTTCTACCGAGAAGTTGCTCACGGCCAGGTGTTTCGGGTTGTTCAGCGGACGCCAGATCCACTCGCCGTTGCCGGCATGGATGGACAGGCCGCTGGAGTCGTGGAGTTCGCGACGGTAGTTCAGGACCTTGGACGGCTGATTCGCGCCGAACAGGAACATGCTGGTCAACGGGGCGATGCCCAGCTTGTTGACGCGATCACGCAGGAAAACACGCGACTTGACGTCAACGACGGTATCGGTGCCCGGGCGCACGGTCAGGCGATAAGCGCCGGTGGCTCGTGGCGAATCGAGCAAGGCGAAGATCACCAGGTGCTTGTCGGTCGGCTTCGGACGCTGGATCCAGAACTCCCGAAAACGCGGGAACTCTTCACCCGATGGCAATGCGGTATCGATCGCCATGCCGCGAGCGGACAAGCCATAAACCTGGCCCTTGCCGATGACGCGGAAGTAGCTGGCGCCGAGCATGGTCATGATTTCGTCTTGCTTGTCGGCCTTGTTGATCGGGTACAACACGCGGAAACCCGCGTAGCCTAACTGTTCGGTGGCCTTCGGATCGAACTTCACATCACCGAAATCGAAGCGTGTCGGGTCGTATTTGATCTCTTCGACGGTGGTCGCGGTGATTTCGTTGATCTTCACCGGTGTGTCGAAATGCATGCCCTGGTGATAGAAGGACAGCCGGAACGGGGTCTTCTGGTCGGCCCATTCAGCTTTTTCGGTGCGGAAGCGGATTTTCTGATAATCGGCGAATTTCATTTCGCGGAATTCGTTCGGCAAGTTGCTGCGCGGGGCTTCGAATTTCTGCCCGGCCAGTTCTTGTGCCTTCGCCGATACATCATCCAGGCTGAATGCCCACAGTTGGCCCGCGCCAAACAGGCACAGCAGGGCCGAGCCCGCTACCAGAGCGTTTCTAAACCGTTTGGCAGTCATTTTTGGTGCATTACAGGGACTAACAATCACGAGCAACCCTCGCCGAAAACAGATCAAAAAACCAACGGCCAGATAAAGTATCTGCACGGTAACGGCGCTGAAAAACCGCTCCTGCGGACCACTCTTGCCAAGTTGGCGAGCATTGTTCCGACTCCGATGGGACAAAATGATTCCCCAAACGGTTCAGGACAAGTCTCTACCTAAGTCAAATGGACCGGCGCACGCCGATCCCCCGTAGCGCGCGATTATCTAGTAGGCCGCGTGACAACGCATCAGGGCTAGCAAAGTATTTATCGAGAAAACTCCCTGTTTTGACTCGAAACC includes:
- a CDS encoding glucan biosynthesis protein G, with product MTAKRFRNALVAGSALLCLFGAGQLWAFSLDDVSAKAQELAGQKFEAPRSNLPNEFREMKFADYQKIRFRTEKAEWADQKTPFRLSFYHQGMHFDTPVKINEITATTVEEIKYDPTRFDFGDVKFDPKATEQLGYAGFRVLYPINKADKQDEIMTMLGASYFRVIGKGQVYGLSARGMAIDTALPSGEEFPRFREFWIQRPKPTDKHLVIFALLDSPRATGAYRLTVRPGTDTVVDVKSRVFLRDRVNKLGIAPLTSMFLFGANQPSKVLNYRRELHDSSGLSIHAGNGEWIWRPLNNPKHLAVSNFSVENPRGFGLLQRGRDFSHYEDLDDRYEKRPSAWIEPKGDWGKGTVDLVEIPTADETNDNIVAFWSPEKLPEPGQPLDFAYRLHWTLDEASLHSPDSAWVKQTLRSTGDVKQSNLIRQPDGSVAYLVDFEGPSLQALPEDAEVRSQVSVGDNGEIVENSVRYNPETKGWRLTLRLKIKDPGKATEMRAALVRPLVPVELPATSHSVTTLAKADKVAKQQSEKDKANEQAGEQQEAKAVKASTAAAEPTPTPQEPEQTEQVLTETWSYQLPADE